GATCATGCAATTGAGTCATACCGAATGGCGCAGCACCCTATATTTTATGATGACAACCCGGTAAAAATTTATCTTTGCAATAAACTTAACGAGATGGTGGATCGCCGATCGGAGTGCGCCCCATATCCTATCGAGCGCGTTCAGGTGCCCTTTGATGATGGCAAATCGATTTCTTGTCTATTGCACTTATTGCCCGATAGAAGAAAGGCGCCTTGTATTATTTATGTGCCAGGAATGGACCAGACAAAAGAGGTATTTCCCTTTGCGCGGCATAACGTTGCTGCCGAAAGGGGGTTTCATGTAATTGCCATGGATGGCCCTGGCCAGGGGGACTCAAACATTCAGAAAATAAGAGCGGTGGGTGATAATTATGAGCGCGCCGGAGCGGCGGTCATCGAATACCTCCTGGGCAGAGAGGAAGTCGACACTTCGAAAATTGCTATTTATGGCATTAGCATGGGGAGTTTCTGGTCACTTCGACTCGCGAGCTATGACCACCGGATTGCTGCTGTGGCGAGTGCTGTGGCCTGTTTTAATCCGAACAATACAATTTTCACCCAGTCCTCGCCCCGTTTCAAACAGATATTCATGTATATGGCTGGCATGGATGACGAGGATGAGTTTGATGAAATGGCAAGAACCATGACGGTGAAAGGTTACATGGACAAAGTACAGTGCCCAACACTGCTCGCCACGGGTGAGTTCGATCCGTTATGCCCTCTCGAAGATGCTATTGAAGTTTATCAGGATCTTACCTGCCAAAAAGAAATGTGGGTTTTCGAGAATCAGTTTCACCCGCTAGTGGACTTGAAAAACTTGGGCGGGCTCAACCAACATCAGTATATCCTTGATTGGCTCCACCGCGTCCTGTTTGAGGATAAGGTGAATGATAATCGTGTGGCGTATATAAAGGAAAATGGTGAAGGGCCCTTCAGTAACTGTGAGTGGACACCACCCGTAGAACCTGGACAGCCGTATTTTTAAGATAGCTAGTACATAATTTTGGTCACTTTTATCCCGGACGGGTTCGCAGAATCCGTCCGGGAGTTTTTCTTTGTGTGGGGAATTTCTTGGACATCGGTATCGCCATCGGGCTGGCTATAATTTCG
The window above is part of the Nitrospinaceae bacterium genome. Proteins encoded here:
- a CDS encoding alpha/beta fold hydrolase, with the protein product MAIKKLRTERDNQQWMLDLALNMRGRVQNFERDFSEVPNGKRAHNYQMLPKMCREAAEVHERLAKRAQAEGFNITATEHYDHAIESYRMAQHPIFYDDNPVKIYLCNKLNEMVDRRSECAPYPIERVQVPFDDGKSISCLLHLLPDRRKAPCIIYVPGMDQTKEVFPFARHNVAAERGFHVIAMDGPGQGDSNIQKIRAVGDNYERAGAAVIEYLLGREEVDTSKIAIYGISMGSFWSLRLASYDHRIAAVASAVACFNPNNTIFTQSSPRFKQIFMYMAGMDDEDEFDEMARTMTVKGYMDKVQCPTLLATGEFDPLCPLEDAIEVYQDLTCQKEMWVFENQFHPLVDLKNLGGLNQHQYILDWLHRVLFEDKVNDNRVAYIKENGEGPFSNCEWTPPVEPGQPYF